A single genomic interval of Peribacillus sp. FSL H8-0477 harbors:
- a CDS encoding YigZ family protein, whose product MLSEYLTVKGTAIHEIIIDKSRFIAHISRTETEEEAQAFIASIKKSHKDATHNCSAYLIGERDQIQKALDDGEPSGTAGIPILEVIRKKGLKDTTVVVTRYFGGIKLGAGGLIRAYSRSASEGINAAGIVERTLMKVMNVQIEYHWLGKLENELRASTYLIKDIQYLEKVSVLTFVKEDLVETFSNWITELTNGQAELTETDTQYLEQSKA is encoded by the coding sequence ATGCTCTCTGAGTATTTAACGGTAAAGGGAACAGCCATTCATGAAATTATTATAGATAAATCACGTTTTATTGCTCATATTTCACGTACTGAGACCGAAGAAGAGGCTCAAGCATTTATCGCCTCCATTAAAAAAAGCCATAAAGATGCCACGCATAATTGTTCAGCCTACTTAATCGGGGAACGTGATCAGATCCAAAAAGCACTTGACGATGGCGAACCAAGCGGCACAGCAGGTATCCCGATTCTTGAGGTGATTCGCAAAAAAGGACTGAAGGATACAACTGTTGTTGTCACACGTTATTTTGGAGGAATAAAACTCGGTGCAGGCGGATTAATTCGTGCATACAGCCGATCAGCATCTGAAGGAATTAACGCTGCAGGTATCGTTGAACGTACACTTATGAAAGTAATGAACGTTCAAATTGAGTATCATTGGCTTGGTAAGCTTGAAAATGAATTACGTGCATCAACATATCTCATTAAAGACATTCAATATCTTGAAAAAGTTTCTGTACTTACTTTTGTAAAAGAAGACCTCGTCGAAACATTTTCTAACTGGATAACAGAACTGACTAACGGACAAGCAGAGCTTACAGAAACAGACACTCAATATCTTGAACAAAGTAAGGCTTAA
- a CDS encoding LCP family protein translates to MSTRRRVYKVKKTRRKKRRKALLFFIPILILVLAASSYAAVLYTKAQNIFDASYESVGTSSKRDGAVNPMADNISILFIGVDDSSERNYQGNSRSDALMLATFNKKQKSIKLVSIPRDSNVYIPSRDTTSKINSAHAFGGPKSTIETVEELLDVPVDYYVRMNFNAFIDVVDALEGIDVNVPYEINEMDSNDKKGAIHLEPGLQTLDGEEALAIARTRKQDSDIQRGERQQEILKAIVAKGTSVSAVSKYTDVIEAIGDNMTTNLKFSEMKSFIEYVTTDKGLDIESVKLEGTDNTTSGTYYYELDPTSVEETKQTLQSHMNLKNTTTTDEIETYTN, encoded by the coding sequence ATGTCTACTAGAAGACGTGTATATAAAGTGAAAAAAACTAGAAGGAAAAAACGAAGAAAAGCTCTTTTATTTTTCATTCCAATATTGATTCTAGTTCTAGCAGCCTCTTCGTATGCAGCCGTTTTATATACGAAAGCTCAAAATATATTTGATGCATCTTATGAATCAGTTGGTACATCTTCTAAACGAGATGGTGCCGTTAATCCCATGGCAGACAACATATCCATATTGTTTATTGGTGTGGATGACAGCAGTGAGCGAAATTACCAAGGTAACTCCCGTTCAGATGCGTTGATGCTTGCTACTTTCAATAAAAAACAGAAATCAATTAAACTCGTGAGTATTCCTCGTGACTCGAATGTATATATTCCTTCACGAGATACAACGTCAAAAATAAACTCAGCACATGCTTTCGGAGGACCAAAATCAACAATTGAAACAGTCGAGGAGCTATTAGATGTCCCGGTTGATTATTATGTCAGAATGAACTTTAACGCCTTTATTGATGTCGTTGATGCATTAGAGGGTATTGACGTTAATGTCCCTTACGAAATCAACGAAATGGATTCCAACGATAAAAAGGGCGCGATTCATTTAGAACCTGGCCTGCAAACCCTTGATGGTGAAGAAGCCTTAGCTATTGCACGTACTCGTAAGCAGGATAGTGATATCCAGCGCGGAGAACGCCAACAAGAAATTCTCAAAGCAATTGTGGCCAAAGGAACTTCAGTCAGTGCCGTATCAAAATATACCGATGTAATTGAAGCTATTGGAGACAACATGACCACAAACCTTAAATTCAGTGAAATGAAATCTTTCATTGAATATGTAACAACCGACAAAGGTCTAGATATCGAATCCGTCAAACTTGAAGGTACAGATAACACAACGAGCGGAACCTATTACTACGAGTTAGACCCAACTTCCGTCGAAGAAACCAAACAAACACTACAGTCTCACATGAATCTCAAAAACACGACCACCACAGATGAAATAGAAACCTACACCAACTAA
- a CDS encoding response regulator transcription factor — protein MKTNIIIIDDHQLFREGVKRILDFEASFDVVAEGDDGSEAMALVEAHHPDVVIMDINMPRINGVEATRMLIERYPDTKVIILSIHDDENYVTHALKTGAQGYLLKEMDADALVDAVKVVADGGSYLHPKVTHNLVQEYRRLAMEEHSGNERYAPEIRKPLHLLTRRECEVLQLLADGKSNRGIGETLFISEKTVKNHVSNILQKMNVNDRTQAVVLAIKNGWVEVK, from the coding sequence TTGAAAACAAATATTATTATTATTGACGATCATCAACTTTTTCGTGAAGGTGTAAAACGCATTTTAGATTTTGAAGCGTCATTTGACGTAGTAGCAGAGGGCGATGACGGAAGTGAAGCAATGGCCTTAGTTGAGGCCCATCACCCTGATGTAGTGATCATGGACATTAATATGCCGAGGATTAACGGAGTCGAGGCAACTCGTATGTTAATCGAACGCTACCCAGATACAAAAGTTATCATTCTTTCTATTCATGATGATGAAAACTACGTAACACATGCACTAAAAACAGGTGCACAAGGGTATCTATTGAAAGAAATGGATGCAGATGCGTTAGTAGATGCAGTTAAAGTAGTCGCAGACGGCGGCTCTTACTTACATCCTAAGGTAACCCATAATCTTGTTCAAGAATATCGCAGACTGGCTATGGAAGAACATTCTGGTAACGAGCGTTATGCACCGGAGATCAGAAAGCCATTGCATCTGCTTACACGCCGCGAATGTGAAGTACTTCAGCTCCTTGCTGATGGTAAAAGTAACCGCGGCATTGGTGAAACACTGTTCATTAGTGAAAAAACAGTGAAGAATCATGTGAGTAACATCCTTCAAAAAATGAATGTAAATGATCGGACTCAAGCTGTTGTTCTTGCAATTAAAAACGGCTGGGTTGAAGTGAAATAA
- a CDS encoding sensor histidine kinase: MSMKKVDVKALDMILETMISTVGSSKDDIFEIEEQCRKDYESMAKELEQIRVRVGDVIEESDILDTKARFARKRLSEVSMHFDKFSEEQVRDAYERAHKLQVDLQMTRQLERQLRDRRDDLERRLKSLLQTIDRAAHLVSQISVVLNYLTSDLKFVGEALEDAKRKQDFGLKIIEAQEEERKKLSREIHDGPAQMLANVMMRSDLIDRIYRERSGEEALAEIRNLKVMVRNALYEVRRIIYDLRPMALDDLGLIPTLRKYLQTTEDYNTGVHLSFINIGEEKRLPSDMEVAFFRLVQESIQNALKHAKPQNIQVKLSIAAELVMVMIKDDGIGFDSSIQKEGSFGLMGMRERVELLEGELTIDSHPGVGTLVCIQVPYKQEN, translated from the coding sequence ATGTCCATGAAAAAAGTCGATGTTAAAGCATTGGACATGATATTAGAAACCATGATTAGCACTGTGGGAAGCAGTAAAGATGATATCTTTGAAATTGAAGAACAATGCCGAAAAGATTATGAATCAATGGCAAAAGAACTGGAGCAAATTCGCGTCAGAGTTGGAGATGTGATTGAGGAAAGTGACATCTTGGATACAAAGGCCAGATTTGCTAGGAAGCGTTTGTCTGAAGTGAGTATGCACTTTGATAAGTTTTCTGAAGAACAAGTTCGTGATGCCTATGAACGAGCCCATAAACTACAAGTAGATTTGCAGATGACTCGTCAGTTAGAAAGGCAGCTTCGTGATCGGCGTGACGATCTGGAGAGAAGACTAAAGAGTCTTTTACAAACAATCGACCGGGCAGCTCATCTTGTTTCTCAAATATCTGTGGTGTTAAATTACCTAACGAGCGATTTGAAATTTGTTGGGGAGGCACTTGAAGATGCTAAAAGAAAACAGGATTTCGGTTTAAAGATTATTGAGGCACAAGAAGAAGAACGAAAAAAACTTTCCCGTGAAATTCATGATGGTCCAGCTCAAATGCTTGCTAACGTGATGATGCGTTCGGATCTGATTGATCGAATTTACCGAGAACGTAGTGGTGAAGAAGCTTTAGCAGAGATTCGTAACCTAAAAGTAATGGTACGAAACGCACTTTATGAGGTTCGCAGAATTATTTATGATTTAAGACCGATGGCGCTGGATGATTTGGGACTGATTCCTACCCTCAGAAAATATCTGCAAACAACCGAAGATTATAATACGGGTGTTCATTTAAGTTTTATTAATATTGGTGAAGAAAAACGCTTGCCATCTGACATGGAAGTCGCTTTCTTCCGATTGGTTCAAGAATCGATTCAGAATGCTCTTAAACATGCAAAACCGCAAAATATTCAGGTCAAGCTTTCAATTGCCGCTGAGCTCGTAATGGTAATGATAAAGGATGACGGAATCGGCTTTGATTCTTCAATCCAAAAAGAAGGTTCATTTGGATTAATGGGAATGCGTGAACGAGTTGAACTGCTCGAAGGAGAGCTAACGATTGATTCACATCCTGGTGTAGGCACACTTGTGTGTATCCAGGTTCCATATAAACAAGAAAATTAA
- a CDS encoding DegV family protein codes for MKTAIVTDSTAYIPKDIRERLNIHMVPLNVIIGKEAYREEIDITADEFYEEVKKVEKLPTTSQPSTGQFMERFEELKQDYDAIISIHLSSGISGTYQGAISAGELVDGIDVYAFDSELSCRVQGFYVLEAAQMALDGKEPKVIIERMNEIKKSLNAFFMADDLSHLQRGGRLSAAAALIGSVLQIKPLLHFKDKVIVPFEKIRTRKKAMKRIAELLGEAMKEDNGQYKAVIIHAKREAEAIEWKAELQVQYPEVEFDISYFGPVIGTHLGEGSMGMGWYKVN; via the coding sequence ATGAAGACGGCAATTGTTACGGATAGTACTGCATATATTCCTAAAGATATTAGAGAACGATTAAACATACATATGGTCCCGCTTAACGTTATCATTGGCAAAGAGGCTTATCGAGAAGAAATTGATATTACGGCAGATGAATTTTATGAAGAAGTGAAAAAGGTAGAGAAGCTTCCAACGACTTCACAGCCATCGACCGGACAGTTTATGGAAAGATTTGAAGAATTGAAGCAGGACTATGATGCAATCATCAGCATTCACCTCTCAAGTGGAATCAGCGGTACTTATCAGGGAGCGATTTCAGCAGGGGAATTGGTGGACGGGATAGACGTTTATGCATTCGATTCAGAACTGAGTTGTCGTGTTCAAGGCTTCTATGTTCTTGAGGCAGCTCAGATGGCTCTGGACGGAAAAGAGCCGAAAGTGATTATTGAACGCATGAATGAAATCAAAAAATCGTTAAATGCCTTTTTCATGGCCGACGATCTAAGTCATCTTCAGCGAGGCGGTCGTTTGAGTGCAGCTGCAGCTCTTATTGGCAGTGTACTGCAAATTAAGCCGCTGCTTCACTTCAAAGACAAAGTCATAGTCCCTTTTGAAAAGATTCGCACACGGAAAAAAGCGATGAAACGGATTGCTGAACTGCTTGGCGAGGCGATGAAAGAAGACAATGGCCAATACAAAGCCGTCATCATTCACGCAAAACGCGAAGCAGAGGCAATCGAATGGAAAGCCGAACTACAGGTTCAGTACCCAGAAGTCGAATTCGACATCAGCTACTTCGGACCTGTCATCGGCACCCACCTAGGCGAAGGCTCTATGGGCATGGGCTGG